The Flavobacterium johnsoniae genomic sequence CGAGCAATTAATTGCTGATAAATATGCTCACGTTTATCATTATGAAGGCGGAGGAGTTTCTTTTAATAGCGGCGTTTCTTGCTGTCTTTTAGATGGAAATCGTGGAATGATAACTGCTGCACAAGTTAAAGCTGCTATAAATGATCCTGAATTTTATCATAGTCCGCTAACAAGTTTGGTTTGTGTAGAAAATACAACAAACAAAGGTGGCGGAGCGTGTTACGAATTAGAAGATTTAAGAGAAATAAAAAAGGTTTGCGATGCTAATAATTTGAAATTTCATCTTGATGGTGCGAGAATTTGGAATGCCTTAGTAGCTAAAAGGCAGAATCCTAGAGAATTTGGAGCTATCTTCGATACCATTTCAGTTTGTTTGTCTAAAGGTTTAGGTGCACCAATTGGTTCTGTACTGCTTGGAAGTAAAGCTGATATTCACAGAGCGTTGAGAATCAGAAAGATACTCGGTGGGGGAATGCGTCAAGTTGGATATTTAGCAGCAGCAGGACTGTATGCTTTAGCTCATAATATCGAAAGATTGGCAGAAGATCATCGCAGAGCAAAAGAAATTGCAAAAATACTAAGCACAAAACCTTGGATTGCATCCATCGAACCAGTAGAAACGAATATTTTAATTTTTTCATTAGCAGAAGGTTATAGCGACCAATTACTAATTGAAAAATTAAAACAGAAAAATATATTGATAAGTTCTTTAGGTCATAATAAACTTCGTATTGTAACACATCTAGACTATAAAGAAGTGATGCATACGTATGTGCTGGAAACGCTTTCGAAGTTTTAAAGAGAGGTTCAAAGGAGCAAAGGCTCAAAGGAACAAAGGAACAAAGGATAAAAAAAGGAGAATGTTTTTACATCCTCCTTTTTTTGTGACAAAGAAAGTAAACCTTTGAACCTTTGCCTCTCTGTACCTTTGTCCCTTATTTAAAAAGATTATCCATTCCAGGAATAGAAGGCATATCCATTCTGGCAACAGCGTCTAATTCTCTTTCGTTTACATTTGTAGCTTTTTCAATTGCTTTGTTTAAAGTTACAATCAGGTAATCTTCTAGTTGTTCTTTATCTTCTAATAAAGAATCATCAATAGAAAGTGATTTTATTTTTCTGCTTGCAGTAATAGTAACTTTTAATAATCCGTCAGCGCTTTGTTCATCAATTAAAACAGTATCTAAACGCTTTTTAGTATCTTCAATTTTTTGTTGGGTTTCTTTAAGTTTGCCCATCATTCCCATTAAATCCATTTTTGTTGATTTTTTAAATTATTTCAGACAAAATTAGTATATTGCTGTATTAATTCAATAGAATATTTTATGAAAAAATTAATTTTGTTCTGTTGGCTTTATGCTATTTTTGCGTCTTCATATTTAAAAATTAATGCTCAATCAATGCAAAATGATATATCGGCTCCAAAGGCTAAAATAATTCCAAAAACACTAAAAAAACATAAAGAATCCAGAGTTGACAACTATTTCTGGCTGAATGACAGAGAAAATTCAGAAGTAATAGATTATCTAAATCAAGAGAATGCTTATTATGAGAATATGACTGCTCATACTAAGGATTTAAAAGATAATCTGTTTGAAGAAATGAAAGGGAGAATAAAAGAAGACGATTCTTCGGTTCCTTACTTTTATAATGGATATTTTTATATTACACGTTTTGAAACAGGTCAGGATTACCCAATTTTCGCCAGAAAAAAAGGAAGCCTTTCTGCCGAAGAAGAAATTCTTTTCAATTGTAATGAAATGGCAAAAGGACATGCTTATTTCAAATTAGGAGGTTTGAGTATCAGTCCTGATAATAAATTTGCCAGTTTTGGAGTAGATATTGTTGGTAGAAGAATCTATACTATTCAAGTTAAGAATTTAGAAACCGGCGAAATTTTAGCAGATAAAGTAGAAAATGTTACAGGAGCATCTGTTTGGGCAAATGATAACAATACTATTTTTTATGTTAGACAAGATGAAACGACGCTAAGAGCAGACAAAGTTTTTAGGCATCAATTAAATACAGCTTCAGATAAAGATGTTTTGGTTTATGATGAAGTTGATGATACTTTTAATGTTTCAATCAGTAAAGAAAAATCAAGAAAATACATCGTTATTGGTTCTGGAAGCACATTGACGACAGAATATAGAATTTTGAATTCTAATGATCCAGACGGAGAATTTGTTGTTTTTCAGCCACGTGTACGCGGGTTAGAATACAGTATTTCGCATTACGAAGATTCGTTTTATATTTTAACTAATAAAGATAAAGCGACGAATTTCAAGTTAATGAAAACGCCTGAAAACAAAACAGGAAAGAAAAACTGGGTAGATCTTATTCCGCACAGAGAAGATGTTTTGTTGGAAGATATCGAAATCTTTAAAAATTATTTAGTTGTAGAAGAGCGTTCGAATGGATTAAACCACATTCGAATCATGCCTTGGAACGGTGAATCGGATTATTATCTTCCTTTTGGCAGTGAAACCTACAATGCTTACACAACAACAAACGTAGATTTTGACACCGATATTTTGCGTTATAGTTATCAATCATTGGCAACGCCGTCTTCTATAATTGATTTTAATATGAAGACTAAAACCAAAGAAATCTTAAAAGAACAACAGGTTTTAGGCGGAAAATTTGATAAAGAGAATTATGTAGAAGAACGAGTTTGGGCAACGGCAAGAGACGGCGTAAAAGTGCCAATTTCGATGATTTATAGAAAAGGATTAGAGAAAAATGGTAAAAATCCGTTATTGCTTTATGCTTATGGTTCGTACGGAATTACGATGGATACTTATTTTTCTTCAACAAGATTATCGCTTCTTGATCGCGGATTTATTTATGCAATCGCGCATATTAGAGGAGGAGAAGATCTAGGGAGACAATGGTATGAAGATGGAAAACTGTTAAAAAAGAAAAATACCTTTACAGATTTCATCGATTGCTCTAAATTTGTAATAGACCAAAAGTATACTTCTCCAGAGCATTTATATGCGGAGGGAGGATCTGCAGGCGGACTTTTAATGGGAGTTATTGTTAATGAAGCTCCAAAGTTATATAATGGAGTCATCGCTCAGGTGCCTTTTGTAGACGTAATTACCACAATGCTGGATGACAGCATTCCGCTTACAACTGGAGAGTATGACGAATGGGGGAACCCAAATAACAAAAAATATTACGATTATATGTTATCGTATTCACCTTACGATAATGTAAAAGCGCAGGAATATCCTAACATGTACGTGTCTACCGGATTGCATGATTCGCAGGTACAGTATTGGGAGCCAGCTAAGTGGGTTGCAAAATTGAGAGATTTGAAAACAAATGATAAACTTTTGTTTTTAGATACCAACATGGATGCAGGACACGGCGGGGCTTCGGGACGTTTTGAGGCTTTGAAAGACTTAGCAAAAGAATTTAGTTTTTTGTTAGATTTAGAAAAAATTAAAAGCTAATTAGATTTTTTTTGTTAAATTTGCAACCTATCAAGGTTAATTTAAAAAGGCCTTTGATTAACTATTTTTTTATGAAAGAAGAAATAACCGCTTATAATAATGTTTTAGAGTTAATAGGTAACACCCCGCTTATTAAACTAAATAAAATCACCGAAGAGTTAGAAGGGAATTTCTACGCAAAGGTAGAAGCTTTCAATCCAGGTCATTCCTCAAAAGATAGAATAGCATTGTATATTATTGAAGAAGCCGAGAAACGAGGAATTCTTTCGCCAGGAGATACCATTATTGAGACAACATCTGGAAATACAGGATTTAGTTTAGCAATGGTAAGCATTATTAAAGGTTACAATTGTATTTTAGCAGTAAGTTCAAAATCATCAAAAGATAAAATTGACATGCTAAGAAGTTTAGGAGCTAAAGTGTATGTATGTCCAGCTCACGTTTCTGCAGATGATGAAAGATCATACTATAATGTAGCAAAACGTTTACACGAAGAAACAAAAGGGTCAGTTTATATTAATCAATATTTTAACCAATTAAATATTGATGCTCACTACAACACTACCGGTCCAGAAATTTGGGAACAAACAAAAGGACAGATCACGCACTTAATTGCTTGCAGCGGAACAGGAGGAACTATCTCTGGAACTGCAAAATTCTTAAAAGAAAAAAATCCAAATATTAGAATTCTAGGAGTTGATGCTTTTGGATCTGTATTGAAAAAATACCACGAAACAAAAGAATTTGACAGCAAAGAAATTTACCCTTATCGTATTGAAGGTTTAGGTAAAAACTTAATCCCGTCAGCTACAGATTTTGATATTATTGATAAATTCATGAAAGTAACCGACGAAGAAAGTGCTCACTCAGCAAGAGAGATTACTCGTAAAGAAGGTTTATTTGTTGGATATACTTCTGGAGCAGTAATGCAAGCTATTAAACAATATGCTGAAGAAGGTGAGTTTACAAAAGAAAGTAACATTATTGCAATTTTTCCTGATCACGGTTCTCGTTACATGAGTAAAGTCTTTAGTGATGACTGGATGAACGAACAAGGTTTCTTTGATAGTGTTAACGAAGAAGAAGCTCAAAAAATCGAATTTGTAAAGTAAGCTTTTTACTTTTTAAAATATTAAAAAAACTCCATTCTTAATTGAATGGAGTTTTTTTGTTTTTGTTGTTTTTCACTTTAGGAAACGGTATATTTTATATTTTGAAATATTAATAATTTACCGTATAAATACGTAAGAAATTATTAATCTGTTTAATTTAAACTTATAATTTTAATAATATTAAAATAAAATAACTCAACGCATTTTAACGATAAAAATAACCAATATTCGTTGTTTTAACGAGTATTTAGGTAAGTTGTCGGAATTTTTTTCGGCAAAATTCATAATAGTCTAGTTTAGCTCTGTGTTAAAATAACATGAGTGTTTAATCCCAAAATCTAACTATTATGAAAAAATTACTACTTACACTATTGTTTGTATGTTATTTGAATGTTAATGCGCAAACACCGATTCAAGAATTTAACTTTAATGGTACTTTAAACAATACCGCAAACACGATCTCATTTATGGGGACCGATAATTTCGTGACGGATAGGTCAGGAAATGTAAAAGGTGCTCAAAGACTAAATAATAGAGCCTTAGAAGCTGTAATTGATAACGTTCCTCAAGGAAGAGCAGCAAGAACAATTAGTATCTGGGTTAAATTTAATGATATTGCTAATGCCAATTATATTTGGGGTTATGGAAATGCTTATAATGCGCAATATTGCGGTTTATTGCAGCAAGGAACCTCTTCTTCTAACTCAGATTTGAGTTTAGCAGCGTGGGGAGCTTCTAATGATGTTATTGTTTCTACACCTCTTGAAAAATATGTTTGGTACAATTATACGATTACATATGAAGGTGTTACTTCGAAAATATATCGTGACGGAAAATTGTTAAAGTATCTTGAGGGAATGACTAGATCTACAAATGGTAACGTTTTTAGGTTAGGCGAAATTAATACGACAATAGGAATTAATGCAGATGTAGACGATTTGAAAATTTATGATTTTGCAATGACTCCAGATCAGATTAAAGATTTGTATGAGAAAGAAAAACCTGTTCTTTCGACAGCTGTAACACAAGTTGATCAAACAAAAGCTACTGTTGTAAAAGGGAAAATTGTTAAACCAGCAAATGGAACAATTATAACTTCGAGTGATGTTAACACAACAAAAAGTGTTGAGGTGTATTCTCAAGGACAAAAATTAGTTGGAGGAAATACAATGAATATAAATGATCTTCCTGAAGGGACATATTTGCTTAAAATAAGCAGTAGTCCTTCTAAAAAAATTACATCCAAATAACTGCTTTACTTAATTTTTTTAATATTAGTTTTTATTGCGAAAGCAATTAATTTTTTTGAAATAGTGAATAAAAGTCTTCTAGTTTCCTGGAAGACTTTTATTGTTTTTTGTTCTAATCTAATTTTTTTAAAATGATATTTTCTTAAAATAGGTTTTATAAACAATTAATTTTTTTTTGACTAATATCGCTGTAAAGCGTGTGAAATGATTTTTGTGAGAATTCGTTATTTATGTGTAGGAATTATTTGTTCGTGTTGAATTAAAATTATAGATTTAACAAAAATTATGAAAATTGTAAAAGGAAAGATGGAACTATTGATTTTCATTCTTTAAAATTTTCATTTCCTGATATTTGCCGTTAACTTATTCTATTCTGATAAAAGCTATAAATATGAAAAAAATATTACTCACGTTAATGTTTGTAAGTTTTTTAAATTCAAATGCACAAAACCCTGTACAGGAATTTAATTTCAATGGAAATTTAAATAGTGCTGATAATTCAATTTCCTTTTTAGGAACTCCTGTTTTTGTAAATGATCGAAACGGAATTGCAAAAGGAGCTTTGAGATTGACCAATAAAGCTCTTCAGGCTGTTGTAGGAGAACTTCCGCAGGCAAATAAGCCAAAAACAATTTCTGTTTGGGTAAAATTCAATACCGTAAATGCTGCTAATTATATATTTAATTACGGAGCACCTGTAAATGGACAGTATTTTGCATTAATACAGCAACCTGCAACTTCAGGTCTATCTGATTTGAGTCTCGTTGGTTGGGGAGATGCAAATAATCTCGTGGTTTCTGTTCCTCTTGTAAAAGAAACATGGTACATGTACAGCGTTACTTATGACGGAAATGTTTCAAAAATTTACCGTAATGGTGAATTATTAAAAACTGTAGAAGGAATTCAACGTTCGGCAAAAGGTTATATTCTAAGTCTTGGAAAATTAAATACGGCGACTAGTATTAACGCAGATATTGATGATCTAAAGTTATACAGCGTAGCAATGACAGATGAACAAGTTTTAGAAGCTTACAATAGTTCTAAACCAACTATTGTCGCTCCACAAACAACTCAAGTTGCTAATACGTCAAAAAAGGCCGTTGCGCCTTCGGTAAAGGTACAGCAAGCTCCTGTTGTTGCTTCTTCTATAGAAACTAATAAAGCTAAAAATATTGAAGTTTATTCTGAAGGAAAAAGAATATTAGAAACAAATACAATTAATATTGGTGATTTACCAGACGGAACATATCTGATTAAAATATCAAATTCGGCTCCTAAAAAATAAGTACTAAAAAAGCCTTCTGAATTTTCAGAAGGCTTTTTTAGTTTTATTAGCTGATAACACTGATAACGATAAATAAGATTACAAGTGCTATAACGGCAAATTTCATAAATTTTGAGGATTGCATAAACGTAGGTTTTAAATTAATCTATTTCTGATATCAGCAAATATAATTTTTTTATTGAATTTAAAAAGTTAAAGTTCTTTAAATAACAAAAGCCCTAGAAATATCTAGAGCTTTTGTTATTTAAAAAAGAATGGATTATGATTCTTGCATAGTATGATAAACGTTCATTACGTCATCATCTTCTTCTATTTTTTCGATTAATTTTTCAACGTCAGCTATTTGAGCTTCAGTTAATTCTTTTGTGATTTGTGGAATACGTTCAAAACCAGAAGATAAAATTTCTAAACCTCTGTTTTCTAATTCTTTCTGTATAGCACCAAAACTTCCAAAAGGAGCGTAGATTAAAATTCCGTCTTCATCTTCAAAAACTTCTTCTGCACCAAAATCAATTAATTCTAATTCTAATTCTTCAGCGTCAAGTCCGTTGTTTGCAATTCTAAAGTTACAAGTATGATCAAACATAAATTCAACAGAACCTTGAGTTCCCATTGTTCCGTTGCATTTGTTGAAATAACTGCGAATATTAGCTACAGTTCTGTTATTATTGTCAGATGCTGTTTCAATTAAGATAGCGATTCCGTGAGGAGCGTATCCTTCAAACAAAATCTCTTTATAGTTGGCAGTATCTTTATTACTTGCATTTTTAATTGCGCGCTCCACATTGTCTTTTGGCATGTTGGCAGCTTTCGCATTTTGTATTACAGCTCTTAATCTAGAATTGGCGTCTGGGTTTGGACCGCCTTCTTTAACAGCCATAACGATATCTTTACCGATTCTGGTAAATGTTTTGGCCATTGCAGACCAACGTTTCATTTTTCTTCCTTTTCTAAATTCGAACGCTCTTCCCATTTCTAATAATTAGTTTTTGTGATGCAAAAATACGGTTATTCCTTATTTTTCCAAAAACAAAATTGCTCTTTTTTTATTGTTTTATTTTGTTTCAAGTTTTCGGTTTCAGGTTGCAGGTTTAGTGGATTGTGTTGAGTTTAAACGCAAAGCGCGCTAAGGTTTTTATTAAAGACTCATTATAAACGCAAAGTTCGCAAAGCTATGTGGATATTACTTTGCGAACTTTTCTATTTTCTAAAACTTAGCTTAAATTTTCTTAGCGAACTTTGCGTAAATCTTAGCGTTCTTAGCGGTTAAACCTGAAACTTGAAAACCTAAAACAAATCTATTTAGCCCCGCTGTTAAATTCATTGATAATATTTACAGCTTCATTGAGATAAGGATTCTTTTTAAGATTGTCCATTTGATACTGATTAATTGTTTTGTCTGTTGGATAAGCTCCTAATAAAAACTGATTAATGCTGGAATTGTAAATATCTAACGGATTGTTTTCATCATTAAACGTGTTAATCTCTGTCCAAAGAGCATCAAAAGTCTTTTTCTGTTTAAAAATAGCATCCAAGGTCATCGGAAGTTCTGATTTTGGAGTATTTATAAGCTGATCTATTTTAAGATTAACTTTCTTGATATTATTAAAGAAATAATTGTCAGCAAGTCTTGCAGAACTATTTTTAGCGATTTTATCAATCATATTGCGTTTTACGTATGTTCTATACTTCAAAAAAGGCTCAATGCTGTCATTTTTCATAGCTGTTGGAAAATCGCCTTCTTTCTGATAAATATCTTCATAAAATTCTGGAAGAACAACATCTGGTGTTACGCCAACATATTGATGGCTTTTTCCTGTAATTCTGTAAAATTTATTGATTGTAATTTTTAAGAAATCTGTACTCTTGTCTTCTTCAAGCGGAAGAATAGTCTGCATAGTTGCTTTTCCGAGCGTATTGCTTCCTAATAATAAAGCGCGATTGTAATCTTGCATAGTTGATGCAAAAAACTCGCTCGCCGAAGCCGTGTTGCTATTCACTAAAACAACAATCGGGCCTCTGTAAATAACGCCTTTTATAGGGTCGTTAATTACAGCTTTGTCTTTCTTATTATCAACCACGATAGAAATCGGTCCAGAATCTACAAACATTCCGGCTAATTTTATCGCTTCTTCCATCGAGCCTCCGCCATTATCAATTAGGTCAATAACAAGACCTTTCATATTATCTCTTACTAATTTTATCACTTCATGAGCAACATCATCAGCGCAGCCTTTTTGACTATTTCCGTCTAAGTCGGCATAAAAACTTGGAATTTTGATATATCCAACTTTACTTTCCTTGCCAATCATGAAACTGAAAACCGAATTTTCTTCGTCTTTCATTACCTGTTTTTCAATGTAAACATCAAAACTTTTACCTGAATTTCGTTTCAAAGTCAGCGTAATATGCTTGTTAGTTTCAGATAAAATCATAGTTGAAATTGATTCTAATGAGGCGCACGAAACTTGTAAAGTTTCTTTTTGATTGGAAATAGAAATAATTTGATCTCCTTTTTTTACCTGTCCAGTTTGATAAGCCGGACCTTTAGGATCAACTTCATCAATAATAATTTCGTTTTTTTCATTCAAGTTAACGGTCATTCCGAGCGATAAATGTTCTTTAGACAAAGAAGCCATAAAACTGTTTTTAGAATCATCGCTAAAATAAGCAGTATGCGGGTCAAAATATGTGCAGAAGAAATTATATAATTTTTCTTCCTGTTTTGTATTGCTTTCTAATAAAGTGCTAAAACGACATATTTCGTTGGTTACAATCTTATTTTTTGAAACAGCTTCAATAGATTTAAAATTGGTTTTTAAAGAATCTAAATTGTCGCTCATTTCGGCGATATCATCTAAAATCTGATAACGTAATTTTTTAATCCAGACTTTTTCTATGTCTTCTTTTTTAAGGTAAAAAGCAAAAGACTTTTTGTAAAAACGTATCGTGTCTTTTTTTTCGTAATCAATCGGTAAAGTCTGAATTTTTTCTAATACTTTTTTAGTCCGCAAAAGACCATTTGTATAAGTAGTTTTGATTTCGCTAAGAAAACTGCAATCGTTTTTTAGAATTAAATCATCTAAATTATAGCGATATTTTTTGGCCATTTCGTCATATTCACTTTTCAAAAAAATGTTACGCGAAGGATCTAATTCGTTAATGAGATTATCAAAAACGAAAACCGATAAGCTGTCGTCAACAGGTTTTGGTCTAAAATGTTCCGCTTGAACAAGGGCATTTATTTTGTTTAATATTTCACAAGTTTCTGCACTGTTCTGACCAAAAATGAAAGTTGATGTCAGCAAAAATAGGAGTAGTGAAACCTTTTTCATAAACGGAAATTCAATGTTTACCATTAAAGTTACACTAAATTTTTTAGAAAATACCGTATTTTTCTTTAAATATCGACAACCAAAAGTTTTTTTCCGTTGAAACGACAAATTATAAAAAACGGCTTTAAAACAAAAAAGCATTACTTTTTACGGTAATGCTTTTTTGAAATATATGAGTTAAAAAAAATTACTTTTTATAGAAAGGTAACTTTACCACTTTAGCAGCAACATCATTTTTTCTGATTCGGATAAAAATATCACTATCAACAGCGCTATTTGCAACAGTTACATATCCTAAACCAATTCCTTTATTCATAGAAGGCGACATAGTTCCAGAAGTTACAATTCCGATCACTTCACCAGAAGCGTCAACAATTTCGTAGTCTTGTCTTGGTACCGCACGTTCCTGCATTTCAAAAGCAACTAATTTTCTAGTAACTCCCGCTTCTTTCTGTTTTTTAAGAGCTTCAGAATTAGTAAAATCTTTAGTAAATTTAGTAATCCATCCTAAACCAGCTTCAAGCGGAGAAGTAGTGTCATTAATATCATTTCCATAAAGACAGAATCCCATTTCAAGACGTAAAGTATCACGTGCCGCAAGACCAATTGGTTTAATTCCGAAAGAAGCTCCGGCTTCAAAAACTTTATTCCAAATAGCTTCAGCATCTGCGTTTTTGCAGTAAATCTCAAAACCTCCAGAACCAGTATATCCAGTAGCAGAAATAATTACATCATTAAAACCTGCAAAATCTCCCACTTCAAAATGGTAATAAGTAATTGCAGACAAATCAACAGAAGTCAAAGATTGCATTGCTTCAACGGCTTTTGGACCTTGAATTGCTAACAAAGAATATTCGTCAGAAAGATTCTTCATATCAACACCTAAATCATTGTGAGATGAAATCCAGTTCCAATCTTTATCAATATTCGAAGCATTTACAACAAGTAAATACTCTTCTTCTTTCATTTTATAAATAATCAAATCATCAACAATTCCGCCTTCGTTGTTTGGAAGACAAGAATATTGCGCTCTTCCAATTGTCAAAGTCGAAGCATCATTTGAAGTCACTTTCTGAATCAAAGCCAAAGCATTCGGACCAGTTAACAAAAACTCTCCCATGTGAGAAACGTCAAAAACGCCAACAGCATTA encodes the following:
- the gcvT gene encoding glycine cleavage system aminomethyltransferase GcvT, which encodes MKNTALTHIHEGLGAKMLPFAGYNMPITYEGVNAEHETVRNAVGVFDVSHMGEFLLTGPNALALIQKVTSNDASTLTIGRAQYSCLPNNEGGIVDDLIIYKMKEEEYLLVVNASNIDKDWNWISSHNDLGVDMKNLSDEYSLLAIQGPKAVEAMQSLTSVDLSAITYYHFEVGDFAGFNDVIISATGYTGSGGFEIYCKNADAEAIWNKVFEAGASFGIKPIGLAARDTLRLEMGFCLYGNDINDTTSPLEAGLGWITKFTKDFTNSEALKKQKEAGVTRKLVAFEMQERAVPRQDYEIVDASGEVIGIVTSGTMSPSMNKGIGLGYVTVANSAVDSDIFIRIRKNDVAAKVVKLPFYKK
- a CDS encoding PLP-dependent cysteine synthase family protein is translated as MKEEITAYNNVLELIGNTPLIKLNKITEELEGNFYAKVEAFNPGHSSKDRIALYIIEEAEKRGILSPGDTIIETTSGNTGFSLAMVSIIKGYNCILAVSSKSSKDKIDMLRSLGAKVYVCPAHVSADDERSYYNVAKRLHEETKGSVYINQYFNQLNIDAHYNTTGPEIWEQTKGQITHLIACSGTGGTISGTAKFLKEKNPNIRILGVDAFGSVLKKYHETKEFDSKEIYPYRIEGLGKNLIPSATDFDIIDKFMKVTDEESAHSAREITRKEGLFVGYTSGAVMQAIKQYAEEGEFTKESNIIAIFPDHGSRYMSKVFSDDWMNEQGFFDSVNEEEAQKIEFVK
- a CDS encoding YbaB/EbfC family nucleoid-associated protein, translated to MDLMGMMGKLKETQQKIEDTKKRLDTVLIDEQSADGLLKVTITASRKIKSLSIDDSLLEDKEQLEDYLIVTLNKAIEKATNVNERELDAVARMDMPSIPGMDNLFK
- a CDS encoding YebC/PmpR family DNA-binding transcriptional regulator, which translates into the protein MGRAFEFRKGRKMKRWSAMAKTFTRIGKDIVMAVKEGGPNPDANSRLRAVIQNAKAANMPKDNVERAIKNASNKDTANYKEILFEGYAPHGIAILIETASDNNNRTVANIRSYFNKCNGTMGTQGSVEFMFDHTCNFRIANNGLDAEELELELIDFGAEEVFEDEDGILIYAPFGSFGAIQKELENRGLEILSSGFERIPQITKELTEAQIADVEKLIEKIEEDDDVMNVYHTMQES
- a CDS encoding LamG-like jellyroll fold domain-containing protein; the protein is MKKILLTLMFVSFLNSNAQNPVQEFNFNGNLNSADNSISFLGTPVFVNDRNGIAKGALRLTNKALQAVVGELPQANKPKTISVWVKFNTVNAANYIFNYGAPVNGQYFALIQQPATSGLSDLSLVGWGDANNLVVSVPLVKETWYMYSVTYDGNVSKIYRNGELLKTVEGIQRSAKGYILSLGKLNTATSINADIDDLKLYSVAMTDEQVLEAYNSSKPTIVAPQTTQVANTSKKAVAPSVKVQQAPVVASSIETNKAKNIEVYSEGKRILETNTINIGDLPDGTYLIKISNSAPKK
- a CDS encoding LamG-like jellyroll fold domain-containing protein, which produces MKKLLLTLLFVCYLNVNAQTPIQEFNFNGTLNNTANTISFMGTDNFVTDRSGNVKGAQRLNNRALEAVIDNVPQGRAARTISIWVKFNDIANANYIWGYGNAYNAQYCGLLQQGTSSSNSDLSLAAWGASNDVIVSTPLEKYVWYNYTITYEGVTSKIYRDGKLLKYLEGMTRSTNGNVFRLGEINTTIGINADVDDLKIYDFAMTPDQIKDLYEKEKPVLSTAVTQVDQTKATVVKGKIVKPANGTIITSSDVNTTKSVEVYSQGQKLVGGNTMNINDLPEGTYLLKISSSPSKKITSK
- a CDS encoding S9 family peptidase, with translation MKKLILFCWLYAIFASSYLKINAQSMQNDISAPKAKIIPKTLKKHKESRVDNYFWLNDRENSEVIDYLNQENAYYENMTAHTKDLKDNLFEEMKGRIKEDDSSVPYFYNGYFYITRFETGQDYPIFARKKGSLSAEEEILFNCNEMAKGHAYFKLGGLSISPDNKFASFGVDIVGRRIYTIQVKNLETGEILADKVENVTGASVWANDNNTIFYVRQDETTLRADKVFRHQLNTASDKDVLVYDEVDDTFNVSISKEKSRKYIVIGSGSTLTTEYRILNSNDPDGEFVVFQPRVRGLEYSISHYEDSFYILTNKDKATNFKLMKTPENKTGKKNWVDLIPHREDVLLEDIEIFKNYLVVEERSNGLNHIRIMPWNGESDYYLPFGSETYNAYTTTNVDFDTDILRYSYQSLATPSSIIDFNMKTKTKEILKEQQVLGGKFDKENYVEERVWATARDGVKVPISMIYRKGLEKNGKNPLLLYAYGSYGITMDTYFSSTRLSLLDRGFIYAIAHIRGGEDLGRQWYEDGKLLKKKNTFTDFIDCSKFVIDQKYTSPEHLYAEGGSAGGLLMGVIVNEAPKLYNGVIAQVPFVDVITTMLDDSIPLTTGEYDEWGNPNNKKYYDYMLSYSPYDNVKAQEYPNMYVSTGLHDSQVQYWEPAKWVAKLRDLKTNDKLLFLDTNMDAGHGGASGRFEALKDLAKEFSFLLDLEKIKS
- a CDS encoding threonine aldolase family protein — translated: MEINLISDTITKPTYEMLQYMFNAQVGDDVYKQDPTVIELENRTAEFFGMEAGLFFPSGTMANQTAIKLHTQPGEQLIADKYAHVYHYEGGGVSFNSGVSCCLLDGNRGMITAAQVKAAINDPEFYHSPLTSLVCVENTTNKGGGACYELEDLREIKKVCDANNLKFHLDGARIWNALVAKRQNPREFGAIFDTISVCLSKGLGAPIGSVLLGSKADIHRALRIRKILGGGMRQVGYLAAAGLYALAHNIERLAEDHRRAKEIAKILSTKPWIASIEPVETNILIFSLAEGYSDQLLIEKLKQKNILISSLGHNKLRIVTHLDYKEVMHTYVLETLSKF
- a CDS encoding carboxy terminal-processing peptidase, which translates into the protein MKKVSLLLFLLTSTFIFGQNSAETCEILNKINALVQAEHFRPKPVDDSLSVFVFDNLINELDPSRNIFLKSEYDEMAKKYRYNLDDLILKNDCSFLSEIKTTYTNGLLRTKKVLEKIQTLPIDYEKKDTIRFYKKSFAFYLKKEDIEKVWIKKLRYQILDDIAEMSDNLDSLKTNFKSIEAVSKNKIVTNEICRFSTLLESNTKQEEKLYNFFCTYFDPHTAYFSDDSKNSFMASLSKEHLSLGMTVNLNEKNEIIIDEVDPKGPAYQTGQVKKGDQIISISNQKETLQVSCASLESISTMILSETNKHITLTLKRNSGKSFDVYIEKQVMKDEENSVFSFMIGKESKVGYIKIPSFYADLDGNSQKGCADDVAHEVIKLVRDNMKGLVIDLIDNGGGSMEEAIKLAGMFVDSGPISIVVDNKKDKAVINDPIKGVIYRGPIVVLVNSNTASASEFFASTMQDYNRALLLGSNTLGKATMQTILPLEEDKSTDFLKITINKFYRITGKSHQYVGVTPDVVLPEFYEDIYQKEGDFPTAMKNDSIEPFLKYRTYVKRNMIDKIAKNSSARLADNYFFNNIKKVNLKIDQLINTPKSELPMTLDAIFKQKKTFDALWTEINTFNDENNPLDIYNSSINQFLLGAYPTDKTINQYQMDNLKKNPYLNEAVNIINEFNSGAK